A part of Sandaracinaceae bacterium genomic DNA contains:
- a CDS encoding helix-turn-helix domain-containing protein translates to MSRSHLSANLQRLRHIAGLTQKDLALAANLPRATLASLEQGEANPRLDTLLAVASALQVGLDELIAAPPKQRLYKVKVAEAREYRDDHGRYVSRLMSPIASRGVQIQRVTLAPRCSVAGRPHPRGSQEFFVVFSGEAVLEVDGEEVAVEAGSLVQFPGHLPHRYMNRGSAPAEGYSLVILSLEG, encoded by the coding sequence ATGAGCCGCAGCCACCTCTCCGCCAACCTCCAGCGACTCCGCCACATCGCGGGGCTCACCCAGAAAGATCTCGCGTTGGCGGCCAACCTCCCACGCGCCACCCTGGCCAGCCTCGAGCAGGGCGAGGCCAACCCGCGCCTCGACACCCTGCTGGCCGTGGCGTCCGCGCTGCAGGTGGGCCTCGACGAGCTGATCGCCGCGCCACCCAAGCAGCGCCTCTACAAGGTGAAGGTCGCCGAAGCGCGCGAGTACCGCGACGACCACGGCCGCTACGTCTCGCGGCTCATGTCGCCCATCGCGTCGCGCGGCGTGCAGATTCAGCGCGTGACGCTGGCGCCTCGCTGCTCGGTGGCCGGGCGCCCGCACCCGCGCGGCTCGCAGGAGTTCTTCGTCGTGTTCTCGGGCGAGGCCGTGCTGGAAGTGGACGGCGAAGAGGTGGCCGTGGAGGCCGGCTCGCTGGTGCAGTTCCCGGGGCACCTGCCGCACCGCTACATGAACCGCGGGAGCGCGCCGGCGGAGGGGTACTCGCTGGTGATCCTGTCGCTCGAGGGGTGA
- a CDS encoding acyl-CoA dehydrogenase family protein, whose translation MTARLPPIWHAAALRPLAPLVLAAWEDGSLTPGELLDLRSALERSPGLSHEERTSVRAFLDPSAPPSPQALLALERAVRASLEAVPAEQRRTLEALTSALSEGGGDAAQATALHRALQPLEAHLNADLLPRMAGTPTAGRLVALPDAELQTLKERLDGPHAPTRDRMRAMLAGPEFRAREGLSHHEYREQVLTWVRSLTALQLYEKAYGALDPAQREIGEFVCGFETLACFDMSVVVKFGVQFGLFGGAVASLGSARHHALLRDIGSGRLLGCFAMTERGHGSNVRDLETTGTYDAATQEWVIHTPSISAGKEWIGNAALHAKTAVVFGQLETQGEGHGVHAWLVPIRDDQGQPMPGVRIEDCGEKMGLNGVDNGRLWFDHVRVPREALLDRFGQVAEDGTYSSEIPSASRRFFTMLGVLVGGRVSVAGGALAASKVGLAIAIQYAEQRRQFPNAEGEEKPLFEYLTHQRRLVPRLAAACAFSFAQNALVEEFERSQKDPHPSREVETLAAGLKSLGTWQAIETLQLCRECCGGQGYLSSNRIDALRTDTDVFTTFEGDNTVLMQLAAKDVLGRFARKLGESPVRTLAETFARGMSARVSELVRSTDEADLRSPEFHSEALQFREDALLSSLAKRVNRRVKSGMTTQEAFEACQDHALALARAHIERFIYDAFRKGAEGVPLLEAHCALYGLWRIESDLAWFLENGYLAPDKARAIRHQVNALVGELRTSALGVTQAFAIPASCLGPLGDAEYLRSSGLAAGGAG comes from the coding sequence ATGACAGCCCGTCTCCCCCCCATCTGGCACGCTGCAGCCCTCCGACCCCTGGCTCCGCTGGTGTTGGCCGCCTGGGAAGACGGCTCGCTCACGCCGGGAGAACTGCTGGACCTTCGCAGCGCGCTGGAGCGCAGCCCAGGTCTCAGTCACGAAGAGCGCACATCGGTGCGGGCCTTCCTGGACCCCAGCGCGCCGCCGTCGCCACAGGCGCTGCTGGCGCTCGAGCGCGCGGTGCGAGCCTCTCTCGAGGCGGTGCCCGCTGAGCAGCGCCGCACGCTCGAAGCGCTGACGTCGGCACTCTCCGAGGGTGGGGGAGACGCGGCGCAGGCCACCGCGCTGCACCGCGCGCTCCAGCCGCTCGAAGCCCACCTCAACGCCGACCTCTTGCCGCGCATGGCAGGCACCCCGACCGCCGGCCGGCTCGTGGCCTTGCCGGACGCCGAGCTGCAGACGCTGAAGGAGCGCCTGGACGGCCCGCACGCGCCCACGCGTGACCGCATGCGCGCCATGCTGGCGGGGCCCGAGTTCCGCGCGCGCGAGGGCCTGAGCCACCACGAGTATCGCGAGCAGGTGCTGACGTGGGTGCGCTCGCTCACGGCGCTCCAGCTGTACGAGAAGGCCTACGGCGCGCTCGACCCCGCGCAGCGCGAGATTGGCGAATTCGTGTGTGGCTTCGAGACGCTGGCCTGCTTCGACATGAGCGTGGTGGTGAAGTTCGGCGTGCAGTTCGGGCTGTTCGGCGGGGCGGTGGCGTCGCTCGGCAGCGCGCGGCACCACGCGCTGCTGCGCGACATCGGCAGCGGCCGGCTGCTGGGCTGCTTCGCCATGACCGAGCGCGGCCACGGGTCCAACGTGCGCGACCTCGAGACCACCGGCACGTATGACGCGGCGACGCAGGAGTGGGTGATCCACACGCCCTCCATCAGCGCCGGCAAGGAGTGGATCGGCAACGCGGCGCTGCACGCCAAGACGGCCGTGGTGTTCGGTCAGCTCGAGACGCAGGGCGAGGGCCACGGGGTGCACGCCTGGCTCGTACCCATCCGCGATGACCAAGGCCAGCCCATGCCGGGTGTGCGCATCGAGGACTGCGGCGAGAAGATGGGCCTCAACGGCGTGGACAACGGCCGCTTGTGGTTCGACCACGTGCGGGTGCCGCGCGAGGCGCTGCTGGACCGCTTCGGGCAGGTGGCCGAGGACGGCACCTACAGCAGTGAGATCCCCAGCGCGTCGCGGCGCTTCTTCACCATGCTGGGCGTGCTGGTGGGGGGCCGCGTGAGCGTGGCCGGCGGGGCGCTCGCGGCAAGCAAGGTGGGGCTCGCCATCGCCATCCAGTACGCCGAGCAGCGCCGACAGTTCCCCAACGCCGAGGGCGAAGAAAAGCCGCTGTTCGAGTACCTCACGCACCAGCGCCGTCTGGTGCCGCGCCTGGCGGCCGCGTGTGCCTTCAGCTTCGCGCAGAACGCGCTGGTGGAGGAGTTCGAGCGGTCACAAAAGGACCCGCACCCCTCGCGCGAAGTGGAGACGCTCGCCGCGGGCCTCAAGTCGCTCGGCACCTGGCAGGCCATCGAGACGCTCCAGCTCTGCCGCGAGTGCTGCGGCGGGCAGGGCTACCTCTCGTCCAACCGCATCGACGCGCTGCGCACCGACACCGACGTGTTCACCACCTTCGAAGGCGACAACACGGTGCTGATGCAGCTCGCCGCAAAAGACGTACTGGGCCGCTTCGCGCGCAAGCTCGGCGAGAGCCCGGTGCGCACGCTGGCCGAGACGTTTGCCCGCGGCATGAGCGCGCGCGTCAGTGAGCTGGTGCGCAGCACGGACGAAGCCGACCTGCGCTCCCCCGAGTTCCACAGCGAGGCCCTGCAGTTCCGGGAAGACGCACTGCTGTCGTCGCTGGCCAAGCGCGTGAACCGCCGCGTGAAGTCCGGCATGACCACGCAAGAAGCGTTCGAGGCGTGCCAGGACCACGCGCTGGCCCTCGCGCGCGCGCACATCGAGCGGTTCATCTACGACGCCTTCCGCAAGGGCGCCGAGGGCGTGCCGCTGCTCGAGGCGCACTGCGCGCTCTACGGGCTGTGGCGCATCGAGAGCGACCTCGCGTGGTTCCTCGAGAACGGCTACCTGGCGCCCGACAAGGCGCGCGCCATCCGTCACCAGGTGAACGCGCTGGTGGGCGAGCTGCGCACCTCCGCGCTTGGCGTGACACAGGCCTTCGCCATCCCGGCGAGCTGCCTCGGGCCGCTCGGAGACGCCGAGTACCTGCGGTCGTCGGGGTTGGCCGCTGGCGGCGCCGGCTAG
- a CDS encoding fibronectin type III domain-containing protein, protein MKRSACSSLAVVLLLVSASGCGGGDTSADAGPLDACNCDGGGDGTPPEPGNTLTASNPTSSNVDLSWSAATDDTTAAASLEYRVYFSLTDNLDTLGDVESNGTPAGDWALNLTAFTVESLSLDTTYFFNVLVRDEAGNVAVYGGASETTLDGSWQDAAPLEDYTGGSIYYSTLALAPDGEVLAYWDQQPSWDAHFATRGLGVGAFTGAAPWSDEEFYTPTLGYGFDGNLMGASLRSNGDATTDVLFGQAVPGSGITFDEVATGLDTDYARDALACVAQNGDVMVVWMDGTASSTYSLRARFRTGTTWGTTSLVSAGEASTSPDSTWCAAPTATTWCCSARTPAQTAC, encoded by the coding sequence ATGAAACGTAGCGCGTGTTCCTCGCTGGCCGTCGTCCTCCTCCTCGTCTCCGCGTCGGGCTGCGGCGGTGGGGACACCAGCGCAGACGCCGGCCCCCTCGACGCATGCAATTGCGACGGCGGTGGCGACGGCACCCCACCGGAGCCCGGCAACACCCTGACCGCCTCGAATCCCACGTCCAGCAACGTGGACCTGAGCTGGAGCGCGGCCACGGACGACACCACCGCGGCCGCGTCCCTCGAGTACCGCGTCTACTTCTCGCTCACGGACAACCTCGACACCCTGGGCGACGTGGAGAGCAACGGCACCCCGGCCGGCGATTGGGCTCTCAACCTCACCGCGTTCACCGTGGAGAGCCTCTCCCTCGACACCACCTACTTCTTCAACGTGCTCGTGCGCGACGAGGCGGGGAACGTGGCCGTGTACGGCGGAGCGAGTGAGACCACGCTCGACGGGTCCTGGCAGGACGCAGCGCCGCTCGAGGACTACACGGGCGGCTCCATCTACTACTCCACGCTCGCGCTCGCTCCAGACGGCGAGGTGCTGGCGTACTGGGACCAGCAGCCCAGCTGGGACGCTCACTTCGCCACGCGCGGCCTCGGCGTTGGCGCGTTCACCGGGGCGGCCCCGTGGAGCGACGAAGAGTTCTACACCCCCACCCTGGGCTACGGCTTCGACGGGAACCTCATGGGAGCGAGCCTCCGGAGCAACGGCGACGCCACGACCGACGTGCTCTTTGGCCAGGCCGTGCCGGGCTCGGGGATCACGTTCGACGAGGTCGCCACGGGTCTGGACACGGACTACGCCCGAGACGCCCTCGCGTGCGTGGCGCAGAACGGTGACGTCATGGTGGTCTGGATGGACGGCACGGCGTCGAGCACGTACTCGCTGCGCGCCCGCTTCCGCACGGGGACCACGTGGGGAACCACGTCGCTCGTCAGCGCCGGTGAGGCCTCGACCTCTCCGGACTCAACGTGGTGTGCAGCCCCAACGGCGACCACATGGTGCTGTTCGGCGAGGACCCCGGCACAGACAGCGTGCTGA
- a CDS encoding universal stress protein — MERETQKRDDLGQVIVVAVDLTEASDPAVLAGVRITRPGDTLLIAHTVQSRRVGEVQRIVEEEKLLESDPVEVRDYFRAVCVGAGDWPAATPRFRTVIGSPVEAILQCTVDEEAHILICGTHARHGLDRLLHGSVAEVLVREARCPVLVAKPRSYASARKSDRPVPLCADCVAMRQQKADPMVWCEVHAREHFAPHTYGPSELRGSHPASFNIPT, encoded by the coding sequence ATGGAACGAGAAACACAGAAGCGCGACGACCTCGGACAGGTCATCGTCGTGGCCGTCGACCTCACGGAGGCGTCGGATCCGGCGGTGCTCGCGGGCGTTCGCATCACCCGGCCCGGAGACACGCTGCTCATCGCCCACACCGTGCAGTCACGGCGCGTGGGCGAGGTCCAGCGCATCGTGGAAGAGGAGAAGCTGCTGGAGAGCGATCCCGTCGAGGTACGCGACTACTTCCGCGCGGTGTGCGTGGGCGCGGGAGACTGGCCAGCCGCCACGCCGCGCTTCCGCACCGTCATCGGGAGCCCAGTGGAGGCCATCCTGCAGTGCACCGTGGACGAAGAGGCGCACATCCTCATCTGTGGCACGCACGCGCGCCACGGCCTGGACCGCCTGCTGCACGGCTCCGTGGCCGAGGTGTTGGTGCGCGAGGCGCGCTGCCCCGTGCTGGTCGCGAAGCCCCGCTCGTATGCATCCGCCCGCAAGAGCGACCGCCCGGTGCCGCTGTGCGCCGACTGCGTGGCCATGCGTCAGCAGAAGGCAGACCCCATGGTCTGGTGCGAGGTGCACGCTCGGGAGCACTTCGCCCCTCACACCTACGGCCCCAGCGAGTTGCGCGGCAGCCACCCCGCGAGCTTCAACATCCCCACGTGA
- a CDS encoding PilZ domain-containing protein produces the protein MQPQIERRSHAQRVPMDQGVVEVSFLEYGETAPADAVNIAEGGLSLRASILPEVGTEMRCAFPMPDGQSIEAECEVVWAQHSGPYAGEFGLRFVDIARLDEERIRDYVDAHQTRARAEWDDSDPGDSDGGYVDDSDPGHEARVSDGYELSAEEQRELSKPPGIPDTIRLFIDGVSSPVAASVVHATHDALVVAQELPFLSVGTAIAAIEDGPKGRLASVELRMVNGVPRLMLTVLFKDDQSQPGVDDSAAPAVHNAVAYAKTELRSPLDTLPDEDEAVEQLAAPRAAAPAEATAGIVSARRDSEPPVLGRQVDARVSHAPARRAEVFARQAEEDDLEDLDDDLAVDAMDDDLDDLLGAAVHVRRPAPAAEADLRPAAPSEAELGDSPVDRLSFMLRTRTRQLSERAKPLTDRARDLSKQGARGILPALRTLFAQLVLFASALRKKAGPAAASLFGRTQAFTVARLRSGEGARVGTKGGRPVRRQQQSRLGVTGRPPAAQAEVETRLDPQRARRRTVFLSSVAFLLVGTTVWALTPGDEVSEVATASDDTASPSSSAMEAAAPASTVVSPYVDPSAQLAEPAPVMEAAPVPSGPTPGPLAEPTYPTLGEERPAVPGSVASDSPYAEGEAEGATAAPEVQEGRTFGAESVSNARSFEITMSQPVRTLRGRAEGNGFVVDIPNALAISGARTISRNHPMVARSHILNHGDHSTLTIEFAEGQSPAYRVSARGAAIHIEIAR, from the coding sequence ATGCAACCACAGATCGAGCGCAGGTCGCACGCGCAGCGCGTGCCGATGGATCAAGGGGTCGTCGAGGTCTCCTTCTTGGAGTACGGCGAGACCGCACCGGCAGACGCCGTGAACATCGCCGAGGGCGGACTCTCGCTGCGGGCGTCCATCCTCCCCGAGGTGGGCACGGAGATGCGCTGCGCGTTCCCGATGCCGGACGGGCAGTCCATCGAGGCCGAGTGCGAGGTGGTCTGGGCCCAGCACAGCGGACCCTACGCGGGCGAGTTCGGGCTGCGCTTCGTGGACATCGCGCGCCTCGACGAAGAGCGCATCCGCGACTACGTGGACGCCCATCAGACGCGCGCTCGCGCGGAGTGGGACGACTCCGATCCGGGCGACTCGGACGGCGGCTACGTGGACGACTCGGACCCCGGCCACGAGGCGCGCGTGTCCGACGGCTACGAGCTGAGCGCGGAAGAGCAGCGCGAGCTGAGCAAGCCCCCCGGCATCCCCGACACCATCCGTTTGTTCATCGACGGCGTGAGCAGCCCCGTGGCGGCGTCCGTGGTGCACGCCACGCACGACGCGCTGGTGGTGGCCCAAGAGCTGCCCTTCCTGAGCGTGGGCACGGCCATCGCCGCCATCGAGGACGGGCCCAAGGGGCGCCTGGCCTCGGTGGAGCTGCGCATGGTGAACGGCGTGCCGCGCCTGATGCTGACCGTGCTCTTCAAGGACGACCAGAGCCAGCCCGGCGTGGACGACAGTGCCGCACCGGCCGTGCACAACGCCGTGGCGTACGCCAAGACCGAGCTGCGCAGCCCGCTGGACACGCTGCCGGACGAGGATGAAGCGGTGGAGCAGCTCGCCGCGCCACGCGCCGCGGCACCGGCCGAGGCCACCGCCGGCATCGTGAGCGCACGCCGTGACTCCGAGCCGCCCGTGTTGGGCCGCCAAGTGGACGCGCGCGTCTCGCACGCGCCCGCGCGCCGCGCCGAGGTCTTCGCCCGACAGGCGGAGGAGGACGACCTCGAGGACCTGGACGACGACCTGGCCGTGGACGCCATGGACGACGACCTCGACGACTTGTTGGGCGCCGCCGTGCACGTGCGCCGCCCGGCCCCCGCCGCAGAGGCGGACCTGCGCCCCGCCGCCCCGAGCGAAGCCGAGCTGGGAGACTCTCCAGTGGACCGCCTGTCGTTCATGCTGCGCACCCGCACACGCCAGCTGAGCGAGCGCGCCAAGCCGCTGACCGACCGCGCCCGCGACCTGTCGAAGCAGGGCGCGCGCGGCATCCTGCCCGCGCTCCGCACCCTTTTCGCGCAGCTCGTGTTGTTCGCCAGCGCGCTGCGCAAGAAGGCCGGCCCCGCGGCGGCCTCGCTGTTCGGGCGCACCCAAGCTTTCACCGTCGCGCGGCTGCGCTCGGGCGAAGGTGCGCGCGTGGGCACCAAGGGCGGCCGCCCCGTGCGGCGGCAGCAGCAGTCGCGCCTGGGCGTGACCGGTCGTCCCCCGGCGGCGCAGGCCGAGGTGGAGACGCGCCTCGACCCGCAGCGTGCACGGCGTCGCACCGTGTTCCTGTCGAGCGTGGCCTTCCTGTTGGTGGGCACCACCGTCTGGGCCCTCACGCCCGGCGACGAGGTCAGTGAGGTGGCCACGGCGAGCGACGACACCGCGAGCCCCAGCAGCAGCGCCATGGAAGCGGCAGCGCCGGCCAGCACGGTGGTCTCGCCCTACGTGGACCCGAGCGCCCAGCTGGCAGAGCCCGCGCCCGTCATGGAGGCCGCCCCCGTCCCGAGCGGGCCCACCCCCGGCCCGTTGGCCGAGCCCACCTACCCCACGCTCGGCGAAGAGCGCCCTGCCGTACCGGGCAGCGTCGCGAGCGACTCCCCCTACGCCGAAGGCGAGGCCGAGGGCGCCACCGCGGCCCCCGAGGTCCAAGAGGGCCGCACGTTCGGTGCCGAGTCCGTGTCGAACGCGCGCTCCTTCGAGATCACCATGAGCCAGCCCGTGCGCACCCTGCGTGGCCGCGCCGAAGGCAACGGCTTCGTGGTGGACATCCCGAACGCGCTCGCCATCAGCGGCGCACGCACCATCAGCCGCAACCACCCGATGGTCGCGCGCAGCCACATCTTGAACCACGGCGACCACTCCACGCTGACCATCGAGTTCGCCGAGGGGCAGTCGCCGGCCTACCGCGTGTCCGCGCGCGGCGCCGCCATCCACATCGAGATCGCGCGCTGA